A window of the Fusobacterium sp. genome harbors these coding sequences:
- a CDS encoding HPr family phosphocarrier protein codes for MASKTVEIKNETGLHTRPGNEFVSLAKTFSSQIEVENEAGKRVKGTSLLKLLSLGVKKGTKITVHAEGDDADTAVEQLAHLLENLKD; via the coding sequence ATGGCAAGTAAAACTGTTGAAATCAAAAATGAGACTGGGCTGCATACTAGACCAGGAAATGAATTTGTAAGTTTGGCTAAAACATTTTCTTCTCAAATTGAAGTAGAAAATGAAGCTGGAAAAAGAGTTAAGGGAACTTCATTACTAAAATTGCTTTCATTAGGAGTTAAAAAAGGTACTAAAATAACTGTACATGCTGAAGGAGATGACGCTGATACAGCTGTAGAACAATTAGCTCACCTTCTTGAAAATTTAAAAGACTAA